Proteins encoded within one genomic window of Gracilimonas sp.:
- a CDS encoding mechanosensitive ion channel domain-containing protein produces the protein MEDFSISPDELMGIVTTFGPKLLAAIATLVIGLWIVKFIVKGVGKGLDKSNVDTALKSFLKSLVSILLKVMVYISALGMLGIEMTSFIAVLGAAGLAVGLALQGSLANFAGGVLILFFKPFKVGDFIERGSESGTVERIDILHTVLNTPDNQVIVIPNGQLANSPVINYSAKETRRAVFPVGIGYTSDMKKAREIILRVLNGDERTQADPEPIVVLTNLGDSSLDLSARAWTKTEDYWGYFWDNLEKIKEELDKEGIEIPFPQRDVHYIQDESD, from the coding sequence ATGGAAGATTTTAGCATAAGTCCGGATGAATTAATGGGGATTGTGACCACCTTCGGCCCAAAGTTGCTAGCCGCTATAGCAACGTTGGTCATTGGCCTTTGGATCGTGAAGTTTATTGTAAAAGGAGTAGGCAAGGGGCTGGATAAAAGTAATGTGGACACGGCCCTGAAGAGCTTTTTGAAAAGCCTGGTTTCCATTTTACTGAAAGTGATGGTTTACATTTCTGCCCTCGGAATGCTGGGTATTGAAATGACCTCCTTCATTGCCGTATTGGGTGCTGCCGGTTTGGCTGTGGGTTTAGCGCTTCAGGGAAGCCTTGCAAATTTTGCAGGCGGTGTGCTCATTCTATTTTTCAAGCCGTTTAAAGTAGGTGATTTTATTGAGCGGGGAAGTGAGTCAGGAACGGTAGAACGAATCGATATCCTGCATACGGTTTTAAACACTCCTGACAATCAGGTGATTGTAATTCCCAATGGGCAATTGGCGAATTCACCGGTTATCAATTACTCGGCTAAAGAAACCCGACGGGCGGTATTTCCGGTAGGAATCGGATATACCTCTGATATGAAAAAGGCTCGTGAGATTATACTTCGGGTACTTAACGGTGACGAACGCACTCAAGCAGATCCGGAACCCATTGTAGTGCTCACAAATCTGGGAGACAGTTCTCTGGACTTATCCGCTCGGGCCTGGACAAAAACAGAAGATTACTGGGGCTACTTCTGGGATAATCTTGAAAAGATAAAAGAGGAATTGGACAAAGAAGGAATAGAAATCCCATTTCCGCAACGAGATGTTCACTACATCCAGGATGAATCGGATTGA
- a CDS encoding CsbD family protein, with the protein MNDLTLKGTWNETKGKLKQKYSELTDDDLAFTEGKEDELLGRLQKKIGKTKDEIKKEIAEL; encoded by the coding sequence ATGAATGATTTAACCCTTAAAGGAACATGGAACGAGACGAAAGGGAAACTCAAACAAAAATATTCAGAGTTGACAGATGATGATCTTGCCTTCACCGAAGGTAAAGAAGATGAGTTGCTTGGCCGGCTTCAGAAAAAAATCGGCAAGACCAAAGACGAGATCAAAAAAGAAATAGCCGAACTTTGA